In one Methylobacterium sp. SyP6R genomic region, the following are encoded:
- a CDS encoding DUF7146 domain-containing protein, which translates to MRIWNAAHDPRGTVVQVYLHNRGLALTDDLAGEVLRFHPICPWGDRTVPAMVALFRDAHTDEPTGIHRTALAHDGRKRFEGAEARKMYGGAIGAAIKLDADAEVTHGLVIGEGIETSIAARQLGIGPVWALGSVGAISTFPVLPGIECLTILGETDAKGANAAAIQSCGLRWVEAGRAVEIVRPRTGGDMNDIIMGGSPA; encoded by the coding sequence TTGCGGATCTGGAATGCCGCCCACGACCCGCGCGGCACGGTTGTCCAGGTCTACTTGCACAATCGCGGCCTCGCGCTGACCGACGATCTGGCCGGCGAGGTGCTGCGCTTCCATCCGATCTGCCCCTGGGGTGATCGGACCGTGCCGGCCATGGTTGCGCTGTTCCGCGACGCGCACACCGACGAGCCGACTGGCATCCATAGGACAGCTTTAGCGCATGACGGTCGCAAGCGGTTCGAGGGCGCCGAGGCTCGGAAGATGTATGGCGGCGCGATCGGTGCCGCCATCAAGCTCGACGCCGATGCGGAGGTCACGCACGGCCTCGTCATCGGTGAAGGTATCGAGACCAGTATTGCCGCCAGGCAACTCGGGATCGGGCCTGTTTGGGCGCTCGGCAGTGTCGGCGCCATCAGCACCTTCCCGGTTCTGCCCGGCATCGAGTGTCTGACCATCCTCGGAGAGACCGACGCCAAGGGCGCCAACGCCGCCGCGATCCAGTCCTGCGGGCTGCGCTGGGTGGAAGCCGGGCGTGCGGTCGAAATCGTCCGTCCCCGCACCGGCGGCGACATGAACGACATCATCATGGGAGGCTCGCCGGCATGA
- a CDS encoding YfjI family protein, which translates to MTFNGKHPIEADPETYERSAFVPASYRDQEDPDAWGEADISYLGMGRRPAPAFPLTVLGPWADWVEMKARGACAPPDYVAVALMACAGAAIANVRWPLAGATWSEPPILWCAEVGAPSSSKSPSMDAAFGLVRHAEDLMAADFDEVQTDFATRKQAAEARNEAWKADVKAAIKAGENPPPQPRDAAEPAAPIRPRIRVADVTAEKLGMLAAGLPRGLLLVRDELSGFIGGLDRYSTGGSDRAFAIEMYGGRSYVVDRVKNPEPVVIRHLSVGVLGGIQPERLSAIIEGPDDGLAARLLWCWPDASPDFRLARELHDDSPMQAAFARLTALAMDADRFGHPEPKLLRLTREAEDILEAFAREMARRAHEATGLFAGTLGKARGHALRIATVIDHLWWCARQEAEPEEVGASAMRCAVELLQGYFIPMSERVYGDASIPTAERQAIYLARHLRRTNRAEFVARDLRREIGGPLREADQMNSACEGLVEANLIRPRFTRAGPTKGKAAKRYEVNPVVFARLS; encoded by the coding sequence ATGACGTTCAACGGAAAGCATCCGATCGAGGCTGACCCGGAGACCTACGAGCGCTCGGCGTTCGTGCCGGCATCCTACCGCGATCAAGAAGACCCCGACGCCTGGGGCGAAGCCGACATCTCTTACCTGGGCATGGGCCGCCGGCCTGCTCCAGCGTTTCCGCTGACCGTTCTCGGTCCGTGGGCCGACTGGGTGGAGATGAAGGCCCGCGGCGCCTGCGCTCCGCCCGACTATGTTGCGGTCGCATTGATGGCGTGTGCCGGTGCCGCCATCGCGAATGTGCGCTGGCCGCTGGCCGGCGCAACTTGGTCGGAACCACCCATCCTGTGGTGCGCCGAGGTCGGGGCGCCCTCGTCCAGCAAATCACCGTCCATGGATGCGGCCTTCGGCTTGGTGCGCCACGCCGAGGATCTGATGGCCGCCGACTTCGACGAGGTTCAGACCGACTTCGCTACGCGCAAGCAAGCGGCCGAGGCACGGAACGAAGCTTGGAAGGCCGATGTGAAGGCCGCGATCAAAGCTGGTGAGAACCCGCCGCCGCAGCCGAGGGATGCGGCCGAGCCTGCCGCACCAATCCGGCCGCGCATCCGGGTTGCCGACGTGACGGCCGAGAAGCTGGGCATGCTGGCGGCCGGCCTCCCCCGCGGCCTTCTCTTGGTCCGCGACGAACTCTCCGGCTTCATCGGCGGCCTCGACCGATACAGCACCGGCGGGTCGGATCGGGCCTTCGCCATCGAAATGTATGGCGGCCGCTCCTACGTGGTGGACCGGGTCAAGAACCCTGAGCCGGTCGTCATACGCCACCTCTCGGTCGGGGTGCTCGGCGGCATCCAGCCTGAACGGCTCTCTGCCATCATTGAGGGGCCGGACGATGGTCTGGCGGCCCGGCTGCTGTGGTGCTGGCCCGATGCGTCGCCGGATTTCCGGCTCGCGCGCGAACTGCACGATGATAGCCCGATGCAGGCGGCCTTCGCGCGGCTCACCGCTCTGGCGATGGATGCCGATCGGTTCGGTCACCCAGAGCCGAAGCTGCTGCGCCTGACGCGTGAGGCGGAGGACATCCTGGAGGCGTTCGCGCGGGAGATGGCGCGCCGGGCTCACGAGGCGACCGGGCTCTTTGCTGGAACACTCGGCAAGGCTCGCGGACACGCTCTCCGTATTGCGACCGTCATCGATCACCTCTGGTGGTGCGCCCGCCAGGAGGCCGAGCCGGAGGAGGTCGGCGCATCAGCGATGCGGTGTGCTGTGGAGCTGCTGCAGGGCTACTTCATCCCCATGAGCGAGCGCGTCTACGGCGATGCCTCTATTCCGACGGCGGAGCGCCAGGCGATCTATCTCGCGCGCCACCTGCGCAGGACAAACCGAGCGGAGTTCGTCGCCCGGGACCTGAGGCGGGAGATCGGCGGCCCGCTGCGCGAAGCCGACCAGATGAACAGCGCCTGCGAAGGCCTGGTGGAAGCCAACCTGATCCGCCCTCGGTTCACGAGAGCCGGCCCTACCAAGGGCAAGGCGGCGAAGCGCTATGAGGTCAACCCGGTCGTGTTCGCGAGGCTGTCATGA
- a CDS encoding recombinase family protein, producing the protein MKRAAIYARFSTDLQNERSVEDQVAICRAYAQREGFAVVATYCDRAKSGASILGRDGLISLMAQARERAFDAVIVEHSDRLARSMRDTGDLFDRFTFLGIELRSVHSGGKLDATMAGLFGLVGQMQREEGAKKVRRGMAGVIRSGRHAGGRAYGYRPVPGQRGELAIDEAEAAIVRRVLTEYANGRQPRDIASDLNREGVPPPRGRRWNASTINGNSARGTGLVFNELYVGRIVWNKVQMLKNPDTGRRVSRPNPKELWQAVEAPRLRIVSDDVWNRVRAVKATRTNDYPQFVRRQPYLLSGLLRCHACGSGLSVHDRDHTGKTRVRCSAVRESGCCDNRRIVYLPLIEQAVVSGMEDALRDRRLIHIYVSRYNEARRRLASGCGGERTKLEGRLKALEAEHARLMSGYLKGFVTEADAAARLPTIKSEQATLEIELAQLFDTPNLLTIEENVVTSYLAQIKDLSGRLSDHARTTDEASRHLVQTFRGLIETVTVLPGARRQGIEVEVKGRLSALVAQGRPQTLSGVLVVAEEGFEPPTQGL; encoded by the coding sequence ATGAAGCGAGCGGCGATCTACGCGCGGTTCTCTACGGACCTCCAGAACGAGCGCTCTGTAGAGGATCAGGTCGCGATCTGCCGTGCCTACGCGCAACGAGAGGGCTTCGCAGTCGTCGCTACTTACTGCGATCGGGCGAAGTCCGGTGCTTCGATCCTCGGTCGCGACGGCTTGATCAGCCTCATGGCTCAAGCCAGGGAGCGCGCCTTCGATGCGGTGATCGTCGAGCACTCCGATCGTCTCGCCCGGTCCATGAGAGACACCGGCGATCTGTTCGACCGCTTCACCTTTCTCGGGATCGAACTCCGGTCCGTCCATAGCGGCGGCAAGCTGGATGCGACCATGGCAGGCCTCTTCGGCCTAGTCGGGCAGATGCAGCGTGAGGAGGGCGCCAAGAAGGTACGTCGGGGCATGGCCGGCGTCATCCGAAGCGGGCGGCACGCCGGAGGCCGAGCCTACGGCTACCGACCCGTGCCCGGGCAACGGGGTGAACTCGCTATCGACGAGGCCGAGGCGGCGATCGTCCGGCGCGTTCTCACGGAATACGCCAACGGCCGCCAGCCTCGCGACATCGCCTCGGACCTGAACCGGGAAGGCGTGCCCCCTCCCCGCGGCCGTCGCTGGAACGCCTCGACCATCAATGGCAACTCGGCACGGGGAACGGGGCTCGTCTTCAACGAGCTGTATGTGGGGCGGATCGTCTGGAACAAGGTCCAGATGCTCAAGAACCCCGATACGGGCCGGCGCGTCTCAAGGCCGAACCCGAAGGAGCTGTGGCAAGCCGTCGAGGCCCCTCGCCTCCGCATCGTGTCTGATGATGTGTGGAACCGTGTCCGGGCCGTGAAGGCGACTAGGACCAACGACTATCCGCAATTCGTACGGCGGCAGCCCTACCTGCTCTCGGGCCTCCTACGCTGTCACGCCTGCGGCTCCGGCCTCTCGGTTCATGATCGGGACCATACCGGCAAGACGCGGGTTCGGTGCTCGGCTGTGCGGGAAAGTGGATGCTGCGACAACCGCCGTATCGTCTACCTGCCCCTGATCGAGCAGGCCGTGGTGTCCGGCATGGAGGACGCGCTGCGTGACCGCCGGCTGATCCACATCTACGTGTCGCGCTACAACGAGGCTCGGCGGCGTCTGGCATCGGGCTGCGGCGGCGAACGGACCAAGCTCGAAGGCCGGCTGAAGGCCCTTGAGGCGGAGCACGCCCGGCTGATGAGTGGCTATCTGAAGGGCTTCGTTACCGAGGCCGACGCTGCGGCGCGCTTGCCGACGATCAAGTCAGAGCAGGCGACCCTGGAGATCGAGCTTGCCCAGCTGTTCGACACGCCCAACCTGCTCACGATCGAGGAGAACGTCGTCACCAGCTACCTGGCGCAGATCAAGGATCTCTCGGGGAGGTTGAGCGACCATGCAAGGACGACCGACGAGGCGAGCCGCCATCTCGTGCAGACGTTCCGAGGCCTTATCGAGACCGTCACGGTCCTGCCCGGCGCGCGTCGTCAAGGCATAGAGGTCGAGGTGAAAGGCCGCCTATCAGCTTTAGTTGCCCAAGGGCGGCCGCAAACCCTTAGTGGGGTTTTAGTGGTAGCGGAGGAGGGATTTGAACCCCCGACACAAGGATTATGA
- a CDS encoding TetR/AcrR family transcriptional regulator, whose amino-acid sequence MLNETTPARGRRLGRPARGTEGDATLRILNAAMPIFLAEGFEAASIDGISAAAGVSKKTFYVRFSSKADLFEAVCLRFIEERIPAIEREAGYFGSASECLHRIALASLKVALTPDVIAFQRVITAEALRFPQFALLMNDFGQTRLHSIIERCLEQAVESGEITVPDTRFAAECFLNLTIRPPVDRAVLGLERAELTHVKRETLKRTTEFFLRNCRP is encoded by the coding sequence ATGCTAAATGAGACGACACCGGCGCGCGGTCGGCGCCTTGGGCGACCAGCACGTGGGACAGAGGGCGATGCGACCCTGCGCATCCTCAATGCCGCGATGCCTATCTTCCTCGCCGAGGGGTTCGAGGCTGCCAGCATCGACGGTATCTCTGCAGCCGCTGGAGTCTCGAAAAAGACCTTCTACGTCCGGTTCAGTTCAAAAGCCGATCTGTTCGAGGCCGTCTGTCTTCGCTTCATCGAGGAGCGTATACCCGCCATCGAGCGTGAGGCGGGTTATTTTGGATCGGCAAGCGAGTGCCTGCACCGGATCGCACTCGCGTCGCTGAAGGTCGCCCTGACACCGGACGTCATCGCGTTCCAGCGAGTTATTACGGCCGAGGCGCTCCGCTTCCCGCAATTTGCTCTGTTGATGAACGACTTCGGGCAGACACGGCTTCACTCCATAATTGAGAGATGCCTCGAGCAAGCTGTTGAGTCTGGTGAGATTACTGTCCCTGATACGCGCTTCGCTGCAGAATGCTTTCTCAATCTAACTATTCGCCCGCCAGTGGACCGCGCAGTCCTGGGGCTGGAGCGGGCCGAACTGACCCATGTCAAACGTGAGACACTAAAGCGCACCACCGAGTTCTTCCTTAGGAACTGTCGCCCCTGA
- a CDS encoding HlyD family secretion protein gives MAQGGQDTGSVTDAEAYRREADPHGSNEDRRGPNQDRGTSDGNGEVVTDGDAKASSPLKKTWVKVLLSLIVIAALVGGGIWAWRYWTVGRFIQETNNAYIKADQVTISPQVSGYVASLPVSANQVVIAGQILMTIDDGEAQARLREQQAQVVVRQADVARAETELSRQQAQIDQAKAQLSASQVTAKFSAEQVRRYKPLAASGADTVEKLDQYRSQAEQNDAQVEVNKAQLLSANKQVDTLKAAVLQAKAAVDQARAGLLRAQIDIGHATIKSPIAGRIGDLTARVGQYVQASTRLMSVVPVDDLYIDANFKETQVGLMRIGQPVTISVDALSGRDLQGRVASFSPGTGAQFALIPPENATGNFTKIVQRVPVRIRFKAGAEARKVLVPGLSVVVSVDTRAARAEEEEDDEPAEEPVAQVGPGGQVGRSRSAGAKP, from the coding sequence ATGGCCCAAGGTGGACAGGACACGGGGTCGGTAACGGATGCCGAAGCCTACCGGCGCGAGGCGGACCCCCATGGATCGAACGAGGACCGCCGGGGCCCGAATCAGGATCGTGGTACGTCGGACGGCAACGGAGAAGTGGTGACGGACGGAGACGCCAAGGCGTCGTCGCCCCTGAAGAAGACATGGGTGAAGGTACTTCTCTCCTTAATCGTGATCGCGGCCCTCGTGGGGGGCGGCATCTGGGCATGGCGGTACTGGACCGTCGGGCGCTTCATTCAGGAAACCAACAACGCCTACATCAAGGCCGACCAGGTGACGATCTCGCCTCAGGTGTCTGGTTACGTCGCCTCGCTCCCGGTCTCCGCTAATCAAGTGGTTATAGCGGGCCAGATCCTGATGACTATCGACGATGGCGAGGCCCAGGCGAGACTCAGGGAGCAGCAGGCCCAGGTCGTCGTGCGCCAAGCCGACGTCGCCCGCGCGGAGACCGAACTCTCGCGACAGCAAGCGCAGATTGACCAAGCCAAGGCGCAGCTCTCCGCCTCGCAAGTCACTGCCAAGTTTTCTGCTGAGCAAGTGCGTCGCTACAAGCCCCTTGCAGCATCCGGTGCCGACACCGTGGAGAAGCTCGATCAGTATCGCAGCCAAGCCGAGCAGAACGACGCGCAGGTCGAGGTCAACAAGGCTCAGTTGCTATCGGCTAATAAACAAGTCGATACCCTGAAGGCCGCAGTTTTGCAGGCCAAGGCCGCCGTAGATCAGGCCCGCGCTGGGTTGCTTCGGGCTCAGATTGACATCGGCCACGCCACGATCAAAAGCCCTATAGCGGGTAGGATCGGCGACCTAACTGCTCGGGTCGGCCAGTACGTTCAGGCCAGCACGCGCTTGATGAGCGTCGTGCCAGTCGACGATCTTTACATTGACGCGAACTTTAAGGAGACCCAGGTCGGCCTGATGCGGATCGGTCAGCCGGTGACGATCTCGGTCGATGCCCTCTCTGGGAGGGATCTGCAGGGGCGCGTGGCTAGCTTCTCGCCGGGCACCGGCGCGCAGTTCGCGCTGATCCCGCCGGAGAACGCCACGGGCAACTTCACCAAGATCGTGCAGCGCGTCCCCGTGCGCATCCGGTTCAAGGCGGGTGCGGAGGCCCGCAAGGTTCTGGTCCCCGGCCTATCTGTCGTTGTCTCAGTCGATACGCGTGCCGCACGCGCGGAGGAGGAGGAAGACGATGAGCCGGCCGAGGAGCCCGTGGCGCAGGTGGGCCCGGGTGGACAGGTCGGCCGTTCGCGCTCGGCGGGCGCTAAGCCATGA